A DNA window from Chiroxiphia lanceolata isolate bChiLan1 chromosome 6, bChiLan1.pri, whole genome shotgun sequence contains the following coding sequences:
- the LYVE1 gene encoding lymphatic vessel endothelial hyaluronic acid receptor 1 — MATNFGVTSAVFFIWAMTFMAQNYFVTGSTHPPCRITGVGLYLEKKVNFSEASNACNQLNLQLASKDQVENALKHEFQTCSFGWVKDGFVVIPRTTPNNKCGKGKTGLVRWNADLLQTFHVYCFNSSDVQINSCKPDPTTTTFLSSSASTDSTAHSASDFTENITAVPTVTEPEQFLKNRRFRVICVTETLPTEGTTTALPEESSGTASPSHTARSAFKNDSVIFGGIPTALLVLAIIFFIISVVLAVCYIKKYKKTFPFLNKTQEKEMVGTVALKEAKLNDKTPEKEAQTNGNKVEESKSKPEATVKCLEAEV; from the exons ATGGCAACTAATTTTGGAGTTACCTCAGCAGTGTTTTTCATCTGGGCGATGACATTCATGGCTCAAAATTACTTTGTAACAG GTTCCACTCATCCACCTTGTAGGATCACAGGTGTAGGACTCTATCTCGAGAAGAAAGTGAATTTCTCAGAAGCAAGTAATGCATGTAATCAACTGAATCTACAATTGGCAAGTAAAGACCAAGttgaaaatgctttgaaacaTGAGTTTCAAACATGCAG CTTTGGATGGGTGAAAGATGGATTTGTTGTTATTCCTCGGACAACACCCAACAACAAATGTGGTAAGGGCAAAACTGGACTAGTGCGATGGAATGCTGACCTCCTTCAAACATTTCATGTTTACTGCTTCAATTCCTCAG atGTCCAGATTAATTCATGTAAACCAGACCCAACCACAACAACATTTCTTTCATCAAGTGCATCAACGGACTCGACTGCACATTCAGCCTCTGATTTCACTGAGAACATCACAGCAGTGCCCACTGTGACTGAGCCAGAGCAattcctgaaaaacagaaggttTCGTGTCATATGTGTAACTGAAACGTTACCAACAGAGGGGAccaccacagcactgccagaggAATCCTCTGGGACTGCCTCTCCCAGCCACACTGCCCGTTCTGCCTTTAAGAACGACTCTGTCATCTTTGGAG GTATCCCCACTGCACTTCTTGTCCTGGCAATCATCTTCTTCATTATTTCAGTTGTTCTAGCAGTCTGTTATATCAAAAA gTACAAGAAAACCTTCCCATTTTTAAACAAGactcaggaaaaagaaatggttGGAACTGTTGCTCTCAAAGAGGCAAAGTTAAATGACAAAACACCTGAGAAGGAAGCACAGACTAATGGAAATAAGGTAGAAGAATCTAAATCTAAGCCTGAGGCCACAGTAAAATGTCTAGAAGCAGAAGTTTAA